The following coding sequences are from one Verrucomicrobiia bacterium window:
- a CDS encoding NADH-quinone oxidoreductase subunit A, producing the protein MTEYHPYAFLVVFLLAAVGFGLGPLLVAKLWAWWISPPKPGPVKQAIYECGLESRGRGAIQFKVEYYLYAILFLIFDVEVLFLLPFAVAFLDLPLGACLAMLIFLLLLAEGLVWAWAKGLLRWQ; encoded by the coding sequence ATGACTGAGTATCACCCATACGCCTTTCTGGTGGTCTTTCTGCTGGCCGCCGTCGGCTTTGGCCTCGGGCCCCTGCTGGTTGCCAAACTTTGGGCATGGTGGATTTCGCCGCCCAAACCCGGGCCGGTGAAACAAGCCATTTATGAATGCGGCCTGGAATCGCGCGGCCGGGGTGCCATTCAATTCAAGGTGGAATACTACCTCTACGCCATCTTGTTCCTCATCTTTGATGTGGAGGTGTTGTTTTTGCTGCCCTTTGCCGTCGCCTTTTTAGATCTGCCCTTGGGGGCCTGCCTGGCGATGCTGATTTTTCTGCTGCTGCTGGCCGAGGGGCTGGTGTGGGCCTGGGCCAAAGGCTTGTTGCGATGGCAATGA
- a CDS encoding 4Fe-4S dicluster domain-containing protein translates to MMVTARNFVGSYTNPARLVTVEYPEERLPQVENARTFPFLVYDGEDAAAGLRCVACQICEKECPPQCIYIVKDTNKKRDHTGKLQMQPKIFDIDISVCMGCQICVEVCPFDAIKMDVAFELSTGDRFGRLLLHKEDLAKPNSYYQRIHPTEAAETDARMAMERAKAEAKAKEMAAKVAKATETYEPGKGEGA, encoded by the coding sequence ATGATGGTGACGGCCCGCAATTTTGTGGGCAGTTACACCAATCCCGCCCGCCTGGTGACGGTGGAATACCCCGAGGAGCGCCTCCCGCAAGTTGAGAATGCCCGCACGTTTCCCTTCCTGGTGTATGACGGGGAGGATGCCGCCGCCGGGTTGCGCTGTGTGGCCTGCCAGATTTGCGAGAAGGAATGTCCCCCGCAGTGCATTTACATCGTCAAAGATACCAACAAGAAGCGGGATCACACCGGCAAGCTGCAAATGCAGCCCAAGATTTTCGACATTGACATCTCGGTGTGCATGGGCTGCCAGATTTGCGTGGAGGTATGCCCCTTTGACGCCATCAAGATGGACGTGGCCTTTGAGCTGAGCACCGGCGATCGTTTCGGGCGCCTGCTGCTGCACAAGGAAGACCTGGCCAAACCGAACAGTTACTACCAACGGATTCATCCCACCGAGGCGGCCGAGACCGACGCGCGCATGGCCATGGAGCGCGCCAAGGCCGAAGCCAAGGCCAAAGAAATGGCGGCCAAAGTGGCCAAGGCCACGGAAACTTATGAGCCGGGGAAAGGCGAGGGAGCCTGA
- a CDS encoding NADH-quinone oxidoreductase subunit B codes for MAVDEGLRDELRKQGVFLTSLAELYNWGRKNSVWPLQFGLACCAIEMIAASMARYDIARFGAEVFRPSPRQADLMIVAGTVTKKMAPQVVRLYNQMPEPKYVIAMGACAISGGPFKQGYNVLKGIDRYIPVDVHIPGCPPRPEALLHALITLQEKIAAQTLRGPGQAPALNRAVPGEYLVPRHGAQDLEPPFNPEVWQPPSLPRED; via the coding sequence ATGGCCGTGGACGAAGGATTACGTGATGAGCTGCGCAAACAGGGGGTCTTCCTGACCTCGCTGGCGGAGCTTTACAACTGGGGCCGGAAAAATTCGGTGTGGCCGCTCCAGTTTGGGCTGGCCTGCTGCGCCATTGAAATGATTGCCGCCTCGATGGCGCGGTATGACATCGCGCGGTTTGGCGCCGAGGTTTTCCGCCCTTCCCCGCGGCAGGCCGATCTGATGATCGTGGCCGGCACAGTGACCAAGAAAATGGCGCCGCAGGTGGTGCGTCTATACAATCAGATGCCGGAGCCGAAGTATGTCATTGCCATGGGCGCCTGCGCCATTTCCGGCGGGCCGTTCAAGCAGGGGTACAACGTGCTTAAAGGGATTGACCGGTATATCCCGGTGGACGTGCACATTCCCGGTTGCCCGCCGCGGCCGGAGGCATTATTGCACGCCTTGATCACGTTGCAGGAGAAGATCGCCGCCCAAACCTTGCGCGGCCCTGGACAGGCGCCCGCGCTCAACCGTGCCGTGCCGGGCGAGTATCTCGTGCCCCGTCATGGTGCGCAGGACCTGGAGCCGCCCTTCAACCCGGAAGTATGGCAGCCACCGAGCCTTCCCCGTGAGGATTGA
- a CDS encoding NADH-quinone oxidoreductase subunit D has product MEHGRWELETDRLEVAMGPHHPSTHGVFRMDVVLEGETVVKLKPVFGYLHRNHEKIAENTSYLGSMPYTDRLDYFCSLTNNWAYALAVEKLAGLQPPERAEYLRVITAELTRLQNHTCLIGFLVQDMGALGTPLMYAFREREKILDLFEELTGARMMCNYMRFGGCRCDAPPGWLDRVKKVVAEYPRFLDEYETLFTENEILMARTQGVGVLPPALAVNAGITGPMLRASGVNYDLRKVDKYGIYERFQFRVPLGAHGDVYDRYMVRLLEMRESVRILEQALRDIPAGPVMDPKAKLRGFRPKPGEAYGRIEAPKGELGFYLISDGGPNPYRYRVRPPSFINLTVLEDMCLGHKVADVVIILGSVDIVLGEVDR; this is encoded by the coding sequence ATGGAGCATGGCCGGTGGGAACTGGAGACGGACCGCTTGGAAGTAGCCATGGGGCCGCATCATCCTTCCACGCACGGCGTCTTCCGCATGGATGTGGTGCTGGAGGGAGAGACGGTGGTGAAACTCAAACCGGTGTTCGGTTATCTGCACCGAAACCATGAAAAAATAGCAGAGAACACCAGTTATCTCGGCTCCATGCCCTATACGGACCGGCTGGACTACTTTTGCAGTCTGACCAACAACTGGGCCTACGCGCTGGCGGTCGAAAAACTGGCCGGCCTGCAGCCGCCGGAGCGGGCGGAATATTTGCGGGTCATCACCGCCGAGCTGACCCGTCTGCAAAACCACACGTGTTTGATCGGCTTTCTGGTGCAGGACATGGGCGCGCTGGGCACGCCGTTGATGTATGCCTTTCGCGAACGGGAGAAGATTCTGGATTTGTTTGAGGAACTGACCGGCGCGCGGATGATGTGTAACTACATGCGCTTTGGCGGCTGCCGCTGCGATGCCCCGCCCGGGTGGCTGGACCGCGTGAAAAAAGTGGTGGCGGAGTATCCGCGTTTTCTGGACGAATACGAAACGTTGTTCACCGAGAATGAAATTCTCATGGCCCGCACGCAGGGGGTGGGCGTGCTGCCGCCTGCGCTGGCCGTCAACGCCGGCATCACCGGCCCGATGCTTCGCGCCAGCGGGGTGAATTATGACCTGCGCAAGGTGGACAAGTATGGGATCTATGAGCGTTTCCAGTTCCGCGTCCCGCTGGGCGCGCACGGCGACGTGTATGACCGGTACATGGTGCGGCTGCTGGAAATGCGGGAATCGGTCCGGATTCTGGAGCAGGCGTTGCGGGACATCCCCGCCGGGCCGGTGATGGATCCGAAGGCCAAGTTACGCGGATTCCGGCCCAAACCCGGCGAAGCCTACGGGCGCATCGAGGCCCCCAAGGGCGAGTTGGGCTTTTATCTTATCAGCGACGGCGGTCCCAATCCCTATCGTTACCGGGTGCGGCCGCCCAGCTTCATCAATTTGACGGTGCTGGAAGACATGTGTCTGGGGCACAAGGTGGCCGATGTGGTCATCATTCTGGGCAGCGTGGATATTGTCTTGGGCGAGGTGGACAGGTAA
- a CDS encoding NADH-quinone oxidoreductase subunit C — protein MEALESLVQRLAAAVPGAGLKILPNPSPANQPSLLVDTAHAVAVARFLRDDPACRFDYVSNVTGVDWLDKVVKEKVRTTQMVEGVERVFEEIREQVEPGFLEVVYHLFSMELRHGPLVLRQRTADRREGARVASLTPIWRSCELQEREVYDLFGVFFEGHPDLRRILMWEGFEGHPMRRDYVEPDDYEYEPTPHDQVLEKARRHYPAAGAGQQGRQA, from the coding sequence ATGGAAGCACTGGAGTCATTGGTGCAACGCCTGGCGGCCGCAGTACCCGGGGCCGGGTTGAAAATACTCCCCAACCCCTCCCCCGCCAATCAGCCCTCACTGCTGGTGGACACCGCCCATGCAGTGGCCGTCGCCCGTTTTCTGCGCGATGACCCGGCGTGCCGATTCGACTATGTCTCGAACGTCACCGGCGTGGACTGGCTGGACAAGGTGGTCAAGGAGAAGGTGCGCACCACCCAAATGGTGGAGGGCGTGGAGCGTGTTTTTGAGGAAATCCGGGAGCAGGTGGAGCCGGGTTTCCTGGAGGTGGTTTATCATTTGTTTTCCATGGAGCTGCGGCATGGGCCGCTGGTGTTGCGCCAGCGCACGGCAGACCGCCGGGAGGGGGCCAGGGTGGCTTCGCTCACGCCCATCTGGCGCTCCTGCGAGTTGCAGGAGCGGGAGGTGTATGACCTGTTTGGCGTGTTTTTTGAAGGCCATCCGGATTTGCGCCGCATCCTGATGTGGGAAGGCTTCGAAGGGCACCCCATGCGGCGGGATTACGTGGAGCCGGACGACTACGAATACGAGCCCACGCCGCATGACCAGGTGCTGGAAAAAGCCCGGCGGCATTATCCCGCAGCAGGCGCCGGCCAACAAGGGAGGCAGGCATGA